A single genomic interval of Candidatus Zixiibacteriota bacterium harbors:
- the zwf gene encoding glucose-6-phosphate dehydrogenase, producing MVSDPHAYAGSAFGQGKRPHAALVVIFGASGDLAQRKLVPALYNLSLERRLPERFAVVGYGRSPLADQDFRQKMRAAVERFSRNGLGDENSWHRFAANVYYVRGGYEEFDGYRRLAELVAGFDRGSRLLPVRVLYLATPPEVYGTVLERMSAAGLAPRESDGNCRSRVVVEKPFGIDLSSARDLNRRAHEVLDERQLYRIDHYLGKETVQNIMVFRFANAVFEPIWNRRYVDHVQITAAEAVGVENRGGYYDRAGVVRDMFQNHLLQLLCLTAMEPPVSFSADAVRDEKVKLLRAVRPIAPRDVTRWAVRGQYGPGSISGREVAGYREEAGVARDSTTETYAVLKLLVDNWRWEGVPFYLRSGKRLARRVTEIAIQFKRPPLLLFRACAVEEVSPNVLVLRIQPDEGISLTFEVKPPGPDLCVRPLSLDFKYEQSFGSAPPEAYETLLEDCIEGDSTLFTRHDWVELAWSLVDPVIEAWHNAPPANFPNYEAGSWGPKEADEFIERDGRRWRRP from the coding sequence ATGGTCAGCGACCCCCACGCCTACGCCGGAAGCGCCTTCGGCCAGGGGAAGCGACCGCACGCGGCGCTCGTCGTCATCTTCGGCGCCTCGGGCGATCTCGCGCAGCGCAAGCTGGTGCCGGCGCTCTACAATCTCTCACTGGAGCGGCGACTCCCTGAACGGTTCGCCGTAGTGGGCTATGGTCGAAGCCCGCTCGCCGATCAGGACTTTCGCCAGAAGATGCGGGCGGCGGTCGAACGGTTCTCGCGCAACGGGCTGGGAGACGAGAACTCCTGGCACCGCTTTGCGGCCAACGTCTATTACGTCAGAGGCGGTTACGAGGAGTTCGACGGATACCGGCGTCTTGCCGAGCTCGTCGCCGGCTTCGACCGCGGCAGCCGGCTTCTCCCGGTCCGGGTGTTGTATCTGGCCACGCCGCCGGAGGTCTATGGAACCGTTCTCGAGCGCATGTCCGCGGCCGGGCTCGCGCCGCGCGAAAGCGACGGGAACTGCCGGAGCCGTGTGGTCGTCGAGAAGCCGTTCGGGATCGACCTCTCGAGCGCCCGCGACCTCAACCGCCGGGCGCACGAAGTGCTCGACGAACGCCAGCTTTACCGCATCGATCACTACCTCGGCAAGGAGACCGTGCAGAACATCATGGTCTTCCGCTTCGCCAACGCGGTCTTCGAGCCGATCTGGAACCGCCGCTACGTCGATCACGTGCAGATCACCGCTGCGGAAGCGGTCGGAGTCGAGAATCGCGGCGGCTATTACGATCGAGCGGGCGTGGTGAGGGACATGTTTCAAAATCACCTGCTGCAGCTGCTCTGTCTCACCGCCATGGAGCCGCCCGTAAGCTTTTCCGCCGACGCCGTGCGCGACGAGAAGGTCAAGCTGCTGCGCGCGGTTCGGCCGATCGCGCCCCGGGACGTGACGCGATGGGCCGTGCGCGGTCAATACGGACCGGGAAGCATCTCCGGGAGGGAGGTCGCGGGCTATCGCGAGGAGGCGGGAGTGGCCCGGGACTCGACGACGGAGACCTACGCGGTTCTCAAGCTGCTGGTGGACAACTGGCGCTGGGAGGGCGTGCCGTTCTATCTGCGTTCGGGCAAGCGCCTGGCCAGGCGCGTCACGGAAATCGCCATCCAGTTCAAACGGCCGCCGCTGCTGTTGTTTCGGGCCTGCGCCGTCGAGGAGGTGAGCCCCAACGTTCTGGTGCTGCGAATCCAGCCCGACGAGGGAATTTCCCTCACCTTCGAGGTCAAGCCGCCGGGACCGGACCTGTGCGTAAGGCCCCTCAGCCTCGATTTCAAATACGAGCAATCCTTCGGCAGCGCTCCGCCGGAAGCGTACGAAACGCTGCTCGAGGATTGCATCGAAGGCGATTCGACTCTTTTTACGAGGCACGATTGGGTGGAGCTTGCCTGGTCGCTGGTGGACCCGGTCATCGAGGCCTGGCACAACGCGCCGCCGGCAAATTTTCCCAACTACGAAGCCGGAAGCTGGGGGCCGAAGGAAGCGGATGAATTCATCGAGCGCGACGGGCGGCGCTGGCGGCGGCCGTGA
- the glk gene encoding glucokinase, whose translation MARKKLILAGDIGGTKTHLAFFAGSRRRLRIEAEATFASARYPGLEAVLREFLAGHDAALRAACFGVAGPVVAGTVKTPNLPWVVDAAQIASLLGLRAVTLLNDLEAAAYGIFTLAPEDLACLNDRPVMRPANRALIAAGTGLGEAILYDDGAELHPLASEGGHADFAPRNETEIELLRYLAARFGHVSYERVVSGPGLFNIYRFLRDSGRCPEPAEFADRLAAGEDPGVAITQAALSGGPEICVQALDLFISIYGAEAGNLALKAKAFGGVYVGGGIAPRIERRLREGEFVRAFADKGRYRELLAAVPIHVIMNERAALQGAAYFAARRRDG comes from the coding sequence GTGGCTCGGAAAAAACTCATTCTCGCGGGCGACATCGGCGGCACCAAGACCCACCTCGCGTTTTTCGCCGGGTCGAGGCGCCGGCTGCGGATCGAAGCCGAAGCGACGTTCGCGAGCGCACGTTACCCGGGTCTCGAGGCCGTCCTGCGGGAATTTCTCGCCGGCCACGACGCGGCGCTCCGGGCGGCCTGCTTCGGCGTGGCGGGTCCCGTGGTGGCGGGCACGGTGAAAACGCCCAACCTGCCATGGGTCGTCGATGCGGCGCAGATCGCGTCATTGCTCGGGCTGCGCGCGGTGACGCTACTCAACGATCTCGAGGCGGCGGCCTACGGAATTTTCACGCTCGCGCCCGAGGATCTGGCGTGCCTTAATGACCGGCCGGTGATGCGGCCGGCCAACCGGGCGCTGATCGCCGCCGGCACCGGCCTCGGCGAGGCGATCCTCTACGACGACGGCGCGGAGCTCCATCCGCTCGCGTCGGAAGGCGGGCACGCCGACTTCGCTCCGCGAAACGAAACCGAGATCGAGCTTCTGCGCTATCTCGCCGCGCGTTTCGGTCACGTGAGCTACGAGCGGGTGGTCTCCGGCCCGGGACTGTTCAACATTTATCGTTTCCTGCGCGACAGCGGTCGCTGCCCGGAGCCCGCGGAGTTCGCGGACAGGCTTGCCGCTGGAGAAGACCCCGGCGTCGCAATCACGCAAGCCGCGCTTTCGGGCGGGCCCGAGATCTGCGTCCAGGCGCTGGACCTCTTCATCTCGATCTACGGAGCGGAGGCGGGCAATCTCGCGCTCAAGGCCAAGGCGTTCGGCGGCGTCTACGTCGGCGGGGGAATCGCCCCGAGGATCGAGCGCAGGCTGCGCGAGGGAGAGTTCGTCCGCGCCTTCGCGGACAAGGGCCGCTACCGGGAGCTGCTGGCGGCGGTCCCGATTCACGTGATCATGAACGAGCGCGCGGCGCTGCAGGGAGCGGCGTACTTCGCGGCCCGGCGTCGCGATGGCTGA
- the pgl gene encoding 6-phosphogluconolactonase — protein MAEPEIVVCKDSADLAGRAAERFAGAAAAAAGRFAVALSGGTTPAEFYARLGMEGSGRIAWRSVHLFWGDERCVPPDHPQSNYRTARESLISKIPVPPANVHRMAGEEEPSAAAAAYERELRGFFRPPPGQPPRFDLIFLGVGEDGHIASLFPGSAALREAERWVLSTFVESAGAHRLTLTLPVINGAARVIFLVKGASKAEIVGRVLGARRGSPDLPAALVRPRHGSVTWLVTRDAARRLVCVGG, from the coding sequence ATGGCTGAGCCGGAGATCGTCGTTTGCAAGGACTCCGCCGATCTCGCCGGTCGCGCCGCGGAGCGATTCGCCGGGGCGGCGGCCGCGGCCGCAGGCCGGTTTGCGGTCGCTCTTTCCGGAGGAACGACGCCGGCGGAGTTTTATGCGCGCCTGGGGATGGAGGGGAGCGGGCGGATCGCATGGCGCTCGGTTCACCTCTTTTGGGGCGACGAGCGATGCGTCCCGCCGGACCACCCGCAAAGCAACTACCGCACGGCGCGCGAGTCGTTGATCTCGAAAATCCCCGTCCCGCCGGCGAACGTCCACCGCATGGCGGGCGAAGAGGAGCCGTCCGCAGCGGCCGCCGCATACGAGCGCGAGCTACGGGGATTTTTCCGGCCGCCGCCGGGCCAGCCGCCGCGGTTCGATCTCATCTTCCTCGGAGTGGGGGAGGATGGTCACATCGCCTCCCTCTTTCCCGGCAGTGCCGCGTTGCGCGAAGCCGAGCGCTGGGTCCTCTCCACGTTCGTGGAGAGCGCCGGCGCGCACCGGCTCACGCTCACGCTGCCCGTGATCAACGGGGCGGCGCGCGTGATCTTTCTCGTGAAGGGAGCGAGCAAGGCGGAGATCGTCGGAAGAGTGCTGGGCGCCCGCAGAGGATCGCCTGACCTTCCGGCGGCGCTGGTGCGGCCGCGCCACGGCAGCGTGACGTGGCTCGTGACGCGGGACGCCGCCCGCAGGCTGGTCTGCGTCGGCGGGTAG
- a CDS encoding ABC transporter substrate-binding protein produces MKTALRCLLFVLIAVLLAAPWGRDTARAEKIRVIYSAIGSSQSPLWIATEAGLFRKHGLDVELLYVAGGSRAAQVTVAGEAPVAMFNGGAVIGANLAGAELVNIAAGMNVLPFFLVAGPEVRQLEDLKGKKVAITRFASATDFALRFAAEKWPARPDRDFTVFQLGGQPEMMAALKSGAVQAAMLNAEFTILARREGYRDLADVAAMGLAFPGSGLNTTRSFIRGRRDTALRVLRAYTEAVYYGRTQKKPTVAVLAKYLKNPDASFLEAVRELYLERYIPRVPYPSTEAMAQALTDIAAKDPRARGMRPEQFIDSSLMRDLEREGFLKLLVR; encoded by the coding sequence ATGAAAACAGCGCTGCGTTGTCTGCTCTTCGTTCTTATCGCCGTTCTGCTCGCCGCGCCATGGGGGCGCGACACGGCTCGTGCCGAAAAGATCCGCGTGATTTACAGCGCCATCGGGAGCTCCCAGAGCCCCCTCTGGATCGCGACCGAGGCGGGCCTTTTCAGGAAGCACGGGCTGGACGTGGAGCTGCTCTATGTCGCGGGAGGCTCGCGCGCCGCGCAGGTGACCGTCGCCGGCGAGGCACCGGTCGCCATGTTCAACGGCGGCGCGGTCATCGGCGCCAACCTCGCCGGGGCGGAGCTGGTGAACATCGCAGCCGGAATGAACGTGCTGCCGTTTTTCCTGGTCGCGGGGCCGGAGGTAAGGCAGCTCGAAGATCTCAAAGGCAAAAAGGTCGCGATCACCCGCTTCGCCTCCGCCACCGATTTCGCCCTGCGCTTCGCGGCTGAGAAGTGGCCGGCCAGGCCCGACCGCGACTTCACCGTGTTTCAGCTGGGCGGGCAGCCCGAGATGATGGCGGCGCTCAAGAGCGGCGCCGTCCAGGCCGCGATGCTGAACGCCGAGTTCACGATCCTCGCCCGGCGCGAGGGTTACCGCGACCTGGCGGACGTGGCGGCGATGGGGCTTGCGTTTCCCGGTTCGGGACTCAACACCACCCGCTCCTTCATCCGCGGCCGGCGCGACACGGCGCTGCGCGTGCTGCGCGCCTACACCGAGGCGGTGTACTACGGCCGGACCCAGAAGAAACCGACCGTCGCCGTCCTGGCGAAGTATCTGAAGAACCCGGACGCTTCCTTTCTCGAGGCGGTGCGCGAGCTTTACCTGGAGCGCTATATTCCGAGGGTCCCCTATCCGTCGACCGAGGCGATGGCGCAGGCGCTCACCGACATCGCCGCCAAGGACCCGCGCGCCCGCGGGATGCGGCCGGAGCAGTTCATCGACTCGAGCTTGATGAGAGATCTCGAGCGGGAAGGCTTTCTCAAATTGCTCGTGCGCTGA